Proteins from one Anthonomus grandis grandis chromosome 8, icAntGran1.3, whole genome shotgun sequence genomic window:
- the LOC126739924 gene encoding uncharacterized protein LOC126739924, with product MSQRSKRLVDLAKKQKLIYSDESSSSSESLVDPFHCSSDSLDDPTYQVSENESDSKSDIERVSGTRISGHLKAINPTENYLQQGTSSTEHDNLLAPIIGYDTEQSS from the exons atgagcCAGCGTTCAAAACGGTTAGTCGACCTTgctaaaaagcaaaaattgaTATACAGTGATG agtCGAGCTCATCAAGTGAGTCACTTGTGGATCCGTTTCACTGCTCCTCTGATTCTTTGGACGATCCAACGTATCAAGTAAGCGAAAATGAGAGTGATTCAAAGTCGGACATCGAACGTGTCTCTGGTACACGTATTTCTGGACATTTAAAAGCAATTAACCCTACGGAAAATTACCTTCAACAAGGTACATCCTCTACTGAACACGATAATCTTCTTGCACCGATTATTGGTTATGATACTGAGCAAAGTTCCTAG